From a region of the Geothrix sp. 21YS21S-2 genome:
- a CDS encoding phosphoribosylaminoimidazolesuccinocarboxamide synthase, with the protein MDALLKTDLPLPAFRRGKVRDVYDLGRSLLIVATDRISAFDCIMPEGIPGKGRILTQVANFWFGATADLLPNHLEATAVEAYPEALRPHADLLRGRSILVRKTAPLPVECVVRGYLAGSGLKEYGKSGTVCGIALPPGLRNADRLPEPIFTPSTKAEEGHDENIDFATMAGLIGQELATRVRTASLALYRRGCELALERGIILADTKFEFGLLEDGSLMLIDEVLTPDSSRYWLADAWRPGSNPPSLDKQFLRDYLETLPDWDKRPPAPHLPPQVIRGIQERYLDLAARFGVQVS; encoded by the coding sequence ATGGACGCACTCCTGAAAACCGACCTGCCCCTCCCCGCCTTCCGGCGCGGCAAGGTGCGGGATGTCTACGACCTCGGGCGCAGCCTCCTCATCGTGGCCACCGACCGCATCTCCGCCTTCGACTGCATCATGCCCGAAGGCATCCCCGGCAAGGGCCGGATCCTCACCCAGGTGGCCAACTTCTGGTTCGGCGCCACCGCGGACCTCCTTCCCAACCACCTGGAGGCCACGGCGGTGGAGGCCTACCCCGAGGCCCTCCGGCCCCATGCCGACCTGCTCCGGGGCCGTTCCATCCTGGTGCGCAAGACCGCGCCCCTGCCCGTGGAGTGCGTGGTGCGCGGCTACCTGGCCGGTTCCGGGCTCAAGGAATACGGAAAGAGCGGCACGGTCTGCGGCATCGCCCTTCCCCCCGGCCTGCGGAATGCCGACCGCCTGCCCGAACCCATCTTCACCCCTTCCACCAAGGCCGAGGAGGGCCACGACGAGAACATCGACTTCGCCACCATGGCCGGACTCATCGGCCAGGAGCTGGCGACCCGGGTGCGTACGGCCAGCCTGGCCCTGTACCGACGCGGCTGCGAGCTGGCCCTGGAACGGGGCATCATCCTGGCCGACACCAAGTTCGAGTTCGGCCTCCTGGAGGACGGCAGCCTGATGCTCATCGACGAGGTGCTCACGCCCGACTCCAGCCGGTACTGGCTGGCCGACGCGTGGCGGCCCGGCTCCAACCCCCCCAGCCTCGACAAGCAGTTCCTGCGGGACTACCTGGAGACCCTCCCGGACTGGGACAAGCGGCCCCCGGCGCCCCACCTGCCTCCGCAGGTCATCCGGGGGATCCAGGAGCGCTATCTGGACCTCGCGGCCCGTTTCGGGGTCCAGGTCAGTTGA
- a CDS encoding 3',5'-cyclic-nucleotide phosphodiesterase: MELRVLGCSGGEAEGNRLTGLLVNGTVAIDAGSLTQALSLEEQVEIRQIFISHSHLDHICTLPFFTKNIFGHTDVPVEIHALPETLDALRRHLFNDELWPDFSVIPSPDNPIIRFTEIEPGRTYEVEGLRITPIPVNHLVPCVGYCVEDDHSAFIFSSDTAATDKVYEVANATPNLRLFITEASFPNAQGWLADASKHLTPEKLGKELKKLKVDVPVGIYHLTPGDRAVMLPELKALKDKRLKLLDQDSRFQW, translated from the coding sequence ATGGAACTGCGCGTTCTAGGATGTTCGGGAGGCGAGGCCGAGGGCAACCGCCTGACGGGGCTCCTCGTGAACGGCACCGTCGCCATCGACGCGGGGAGCCTCACCCAGGCCCTCTCGCTCGAGGAGCAGGTGGAGATCCGGCAGATCTTCATCAGCCACTCGCACCTGGACCACATCTGCACGCTGCCCTTCTTCACCAAGAACATCTTCGGGCACACCGACGTGCCCGTGGAGATCCACGCCCTGCCCGAGACCCTGGACGCCCTGCGCCGGCACCTCTTCAACGACGAACTGTGGCCCGACTTCTCGGTGATCCCCAGCCCCGACAACCCCATCATCCGCTTCACCGAGATCGAGCCCGGCCGCACCTACGAGGTGGAGGGCCTGCGCATCACGCCCATCCCCGTGAACCACCTGGTGCCCTGCGTGGGCTACTGCGTGGAGGACGACCACTCCGCCTTCATCTTCAGCTCCGACACCGCCGCCACCGACAAGGTCTACGAGGTGGCCAACGCCACGCCGAACCTGCGGCTCTTCATCACCGAAGCCAGCTTCCCCAATGCCCAGGGCTGGCTGGCGGACGCCTCGAAGCACCTGACCCCGGAGAAGCTGGGGAAGGAACTGAAGAAGCTCAAGGTGGACGTGCCGGTGGGCATCTACCACCTGACGCCGGGGGACCGGGCGGTGATGCTGCCCGAACTGAAGGCACTGAAGGATAAGCGGTTGAAGCTTCTGGATCAGGACTCACGATTCCAGTGGTAG
- the atpD gene encoding F0F1 ATP synthase subunit beta has translation MKQGRVIAIIGPAVDVEFEENHLPEILNAILTDITDANGVTSTVTLEVQQHLGENRVRCVAMEPTEGMVRGQKVVDTGSAIQVPVGPETLGRIINVVGKPVDERGPLGNKTTLPMHREAPKLDELNTTAEMFETGIKVIDLLEPYAKGGKTGLFGGAGVGKTVLIMELINNLAKGHGGLSVFAGVGERTREGNDLWVEMMDSGVINKENIAESKVALIYGQMTEPPGARARVALTGLTVAEHFRDAEGKDVLLFIDNIFRFTQAGAEVSALLGRMPSAVGYQPTLATEMGELQERITSTKKGSITSVQAVYVPADDYTDPAPATTFAHLDATTNLSRELSALGIYPAVDPLASTSRLMDPRVLGERHYGTAMRVKAILQKYKELQDIIAILGMDELSDDDKLAVARARKLQRFLSQPFHVAETFSGMPGKYVKLEETIRGFEEICDGKWDHLPEQAFYMVGTIEEAAAKAEKLAQA, from the coding sequence ATGAAGCAAGGCCGCGTCATCGCCATCATCGGCCCCGCCGTGGACGTGGAGTTCGAGGAGAACCACCTCCCCGAGATCCTCAACGCCATCCTCACCGACATCACCGACGCCAACGGCGTCACCAGCACCGTGACGCTCGAAGTCCAGCAGCATCTGGGCGAGAACCGCGTGCGCTGCGTGGCCATGGAGCCCACCGAGGGCATGGTGCGCGGCCAGAAGGTGGTCGACACCGGCAGCGCCATCCAGGTGCCCGTGGGCCCCGAGACGCTGGGCCGCATCATCAACGTCGTGGGCAAGCCCGTGGACGAGCGCGGCCCCCTGGGCAACAAGACCACGCTGCCCATGCACCGCGAGGCCCCCAAGCTCGACGAATTGAACACCACCGCCGAGATGTTCGAGACCGGCATCAAGGTCATCGACCTCCTGGAGCCCTACGCCAAGGGCGGCAAGACGGGCCTCTTCGGCGGCGCCGGCGTGGGCAAGACCGTGCTGATCATGGAGCTCATCAACAACCTGGCCAAGGGCCACGGCGGCCTGTCGGTGTTCGCCGGCGTCGGCGAGCGCACCCGCGAGGGCAACGACCTCTGGGTCGAGATGATGGACTCCGGCGTCATCAACAAGGAGAACATCGCCGAGAGCAAGGTGGCCCTCATCTACGGGCAGATGACCGAACCTCCCGGCGCCCGCGCCCGGGTGGCCCTCACCGGCCTCACCGTCGCCGAGCACTTCCGCGACGCCGAGGGCAAGGACGTGCTGCTCTTCATCGACAACATCTTCCGCTTCACCCAGGCCGGCGCCGAGGTTTCCGCCCTCCTGGGCCGCATGCCCTCCGCCGTGGGCTACCAGCCCACGCTGGCCACCGAGATGGGCGAGCTGCAGGAGCGCATCACCTCCACCAAGAAGGGCTCCATCACCTCCGTGCAGGCCGTGTACGTGCCCGCCGACGACTACACCGACCCCGCGCCCGCCACCACCTTCGCGCACCTGGACGCCACCACCAACCTCTCCCGCGAGCTGAGCGCCCTGGGCATCTACCCCGCCGTGGATCCCCTGGCCAGCACGTCCCGCCTCATGGACCCCCGCGTGCTGGGCGAGCGCCACTACGGCACCGCCATGCGCGTGAAGGCCATCCTGCAGAAGTACAAGGAGCTCCAGGACATCATCGCCATCCTGGGCATGGACGAGCTCTCCGACGACGACAAGCTCGCCGTGGCCCGCGCCCGCAAGCTCCAGCGCTTCCTCAGCCAGCCCTTCCACGTGGCCGAGACCTTCTCCGGCATGCCCGGCAAGTACGTGAAGCTGGAGGAGACCATCCGCGGCTTCGAGGAGATCTGCGACGGCAAGTGGGACCATCTCCCCGAGCAGGCCTTCTACATGGTCGGCACCATCGAAGAGGCCGCGGCGAAGGCGGAAAAGCTGGCCCAGGCCTGA
- a CDS encoding pitrilysin family protein, with translation MRACLFLACAALAAAPGPQTFTLPSGLRCQLLENHDQPLIRAELAVRWDGEPRPGLGGFLAQLMRAGGAGTYTRPEFNRALDDLGITFGFESGPGLYRWTLATDSRSQEPAMELLADAVFRPAFDMGTLGAQRLAVGRQFTAAGAQDRGRARFLWALGDPSVELPLVAGAVDAMDFTELQAFRRRVVRPENASLVLHGDLSLVQAKELVFLHFGLWGPGPRTAPPGTTPQAAAEPRLLEVLDGGEAELWAGRSAAGCDPAVRELLEDLLQQLPRVLSPGLVGEWGVGPGRPLLLKVKAGAGARDGLVAAFLRTLEGMRTQGFTEQDLDRARARWKARVAALPLHPQDLVRRLQEGVLDPAFAARVEAVRLKEVNEALAALLAPADLRYLLLGGDAALVQKAEAAGLGPAVAIN, from the coding sequence ATGAGGGCCTGCCTGTTCCTGGCCTGCGCGGCGCTCGCGGCCGCCCCGGGGCCCCAGACCTTCACCCTCCCCTCCGGGTTGCGGTGCCAGCTGCTGGAAAACCATGACCAGCCCCTCATCCGGGCGGAACTGGCCGTGCGATGGGACGGCGAGCCACGGCCCGGCCTGGGCGGCTTCCTGGCCCAGCTCATGCGGGCCGGGGGGGCCGGGACGTACACCCGCCCCGAGTTCAACCGGGCCCTGGACGACCTGGGCATCACCTTCGGGTTCGAGAGCGGGCCCGGCCTCTACCGGTGGACCCTGGCCACGGACAGCCGCAGCCAGGAGCCCGCCATGGAGCTGCTGGCGGACGCGGTCTTCCGGCCGGCCTTCGACATGGGGACCCTGGGGGCCCAGCGCCTGGCCGTGGGCCGGCAGTTCACCGCCGCCGGCGCCCAGGACCGCGGCCGGGCCCGCTTCCTGTGGGCCCTGGGGGACCCGTCCGTGGAGCTGCCCCTGGTCGCCGGGGCCGTGGACGCGATGGACTTCACGGAACTGCAGGCGTTCCGCCGCCGGGTGGTGCGCCCCGAGAACGCCTCCCTCGTCCTCCACGGCGACCTGAGCCTGGTCCAGGCCAAGGAGCTCGTCTTCCTTCATTTCGGGCTTTGGGGGCCGGGTCCCCGGACAGCCCCCCCGGGGACAACCCCCCAGGCCGCCGCCGAACCCAGGCTCCTGGAGGTGCTGGACGGCGGCGAGGCCGAGCTGTGGGCCGGACGGTCCGCGGCCGGGTGCGATCCCGCCGTGCGGGAACTGCTGGAGGACCTGCTGCAGCAGCTGCCCCGGGTCCTGTCCCCGGGCCTCGTCGGCGAATGGGGCGTCGGTCCCGGCCGGCCGCTCCTCCTCAAGGTCAAGGCGGGCGCCGGCGCGCGGGACGGCCTGGTGGCGGCCTTCCTGCGGACCCTTGAGGGGATGCGGACGCAGGGCTTCACGGAGCAGGACCTGGACCGGGCCCGGGCCCGGTGGAAGGCCCGCGTCGCGGCCCTGCCCCTGCATCCCCAGGACCTGGTCCGCCGCCTGCAGGAGGGGGTCCTGGACCCCGCCTTCGCCGCCCGCGTGGAGGCCGTGCGGCTGAAGGAGGTCAACGAGGCCCTGGCCGCCCTGCTGGCCCCGGCGGACCTGCGGTACCTCCTGCTGGGCGGGGATGCCGCCCTGGTTCAGAAGGCCGAAGCGGCGGGCCTGGGGCCCGCGGTGGCGATCAACTGA
- a CDS encoding pitrilysin family protein, with protein sequence MFDPRPFLLALLGAACAAQIIQPPDVTDRTLSNGIKVLMVERPGIGAVRAEVFIQGGRAAAGGLAPAAADLLARSLFRRQPPAQVEKDLDMTLRQEGTAFETLRLERLRQARRPDRAPSPELPALQAMHRAALAAIQDHMRPSDAWDEVDALGGTRRSWDVTADYIAHGLDLPAGQVEAWCRLEAARLAHPPLGRFPLERERLLLEVDSGKPPCPSSLSVLLSMALAGRPYAQASEFHRSDVESITLADLKALGRHLLAPGRITLVLVGDFRSDALLPALERAFGVLGKGEAAPAPAPFKDDDPMNALESPAGRKMLVSTTGETRIIVGWRIPPANHPDGPALRALAQVMAGSPSSRLNQALLTTKGVAGTLALSIGVPGQRDLNLLVVDAEPAADHSLAELEQAIMGEVLRLQREPLPEAEVRRAQVQLEVLQIQVQEDAAALAGALGKAHCQGGDWRLAFRALSAARDLRPSDIQAAARTYLVPSRMTVAQFGPDPLLLPLDQTESRLLQVLNALVQRRMSDPVEAQGVLREALRQLRMLSPGERLQTLKLLEAQVAP encoded by the coding sequence ATGTTCGACCCGAGACCGTTCCTCCTGGCCCTCCTGGGCGCGGCCTGCGCCGCCCAGATCATCCAGCCGCCCGACGTGACGGACCGGACCCTGTCCAACGGGATCAAGGTGCTGATGGTGGAGCGCCCCGGCATCGGTGCCGTGCGGGCCGAGGTGTTCATCCAGGGGGGACGGGCCGCCGCCGGGGGCCTCGCCCCCGCGGCCGCCGACCTCCTGGCCCGGAGCCTCTTCCGCCGCCAGCCCCCCGCCCAGGTGGAGAAGGACCTGGACATGACCCTGCGCCAGGAGGGCACCGCCTTCGAGACCCTCCGGCTGGAGCGGCTCCGCCAGGCCCGACGCCCGGACCGGGCTCCCTCGCCCGAGCTCCCGGCCCTCCAGGCCATGCACCGGGCCGCCCTGGCGGCCATCCAGGACCACATGCGCCCCTCGGACGCCTGGGACGAGGTGGATGCCCTGGGGGGCACCCGCCGCAGCTGGGACGTGACGGCGGACTACATCGCCCATGGCTTGGACCTGCCCGCCGGCCAGGTGGAGGCCTGGTGCCGGCTGGAGGCCGCCCGCCTCGCCCACCCGCCCCTGGGCCGCTTCCCCCTGGAGCGGGAGCGGCTCCTGCTGGAGGTGGACAGCGGGAAGCCCCCCTGTCCGTCCTCCCTTTCCGTGCTGCTTTCCATGGCCCTGGCGGGGCGCCCCTATGCCCAGGCTTCCGAGTTCCATCGCTCCGACGTGGAGTCCATCACCCTGGCCGACCTGAAGGCCCTGGGAAGGCACCTCCTGGCCCCCGGGCGCATCACCCTGGTCCTGGTGGGCGATTTCCGCTCCGATGCCCTCCTGCCGGCCCTGGAGCGCGCCTTCGGTGTCCTGGGGAAGGGGGAGGCCGCCCCGGCGCCCGCGCCCTTCAAGGACGACGACCCCATGAACGCCCTGGAGTCGCCCGCGGGGCGGAAGATGCTGGTGAGCACCACCGGGGAGACCCGGATCATCGTGGGCTGGCGGATCCCCCCGGCCAACCACCCCGACGGCCCCGCCCTGCGCGCCCTCGCCCAGGTCATGGCCGGCAGCCCCAGCTCCCGCCTGAACCAGGCGCTCCTCACCACCAAGGGCGTCGCCGGCACCCTCGCCCTCAGCATCGGGGTGCCCGGGCAACGGGACCTGAACCTTTTGGTGGTGGACGCCGAACCCGCCGCGGACCACTCCCTGGCCGAGCTGGAGCAGGCCATCATGGGCGAGGTGCTGCGCCTGCAGCGCGAACCCCTGCCCGAGGCGGAGGTGCGCCGGGCCCAGGTCCAGCTGGAGGTGCTCCAGATCCAGGTGCAGGAGGACGCGGCCGCCCTGGCCGGCGCCCTGGGGAAGGCCCACTGCCAGGGGGGCGACTGGCGCCTGGCCTTCCGGGCCCTCTCCGCCGCCCGGGACCTCCGGCCCTCCGACATCCAGGCCGCGGCCCGCACCTACCTGGTGCCCTCCCGCATGACCGTGGCGCAGTTCGGTCCGGATCCGCTCCTCCTGCCCCTGGATCAGACCGAGAGCCGCCTGCTCCAGGTCCTCAATGCCCTGGTGCAGCGCCGCATGTCCGATCCCGTCGAGGCCCAGGGCGTGCTGCGGGAGGCCCTCAGGCAGCTGCGCATGCTGAGCCCCGGCGAGCGCCTGCAGACCCTCAAGCTCCTGGAAGCCCAGGTGGCGCCATGA
- a CDS encoding Fic family protein yields the protein MFRTESLQITQEFLNLIARIEEFKGIWRTLGVLAPDRLATLRRVATVESIGSSTRIEGSRLTDREVERLLGALEIREFATRDEQEVAGYAGVMELIFASWQDIAFTENHVRQLHRDLLVHSDKDAWHRGDYKTTSNSVAAFDAEGNQVGVVFETAAPYDTSRLMGELTGWVREELESRRIHPLLVIAIWVVVFLEIHPFQDGNGRLSRALTTLLLLKAGYAYVPYSSLESIIERNKEAYYLALRRTQGTIRTQAPDWQPWVGFFLQSLHEQTRVLGRKIEREKKVLAALPRHSLLMVEFVREQGRITMREAVRVTGASRNTLKVQLRTLVVWGLLNQHGQGRGVWYDLA from the coding sequence ATGTTCCGCACTGAATCCCTCCAGATCACCCAGGAATTCCTGAACCTCATCGCGAGGATCGAGGAATTCAAGGGAATCTGGCGCACCCTGGGCGTTCTGGCCCCGGACCGGCTGGCGACCCTGCGCCGGGTGGCTACGGTGGAAAGCATTGGATCCTCCACCCGCATCGAGGGCAGCCGGCTCACCGACAGGGAGGTGGAACGCCTTCTGGGTGCCCTGGAGATCCGGGAATTCGCAACCCGGGACGAGCAGGAGGTCGCTGGCTACGCGGGGGTGATGGAGCTGATTTTCGCCTCATGGCAGGACATCGCCTTCACCGAGAATCATGTCCGCCAGCTCCACCGGGACCTGCTGGTCCACAGCGACAAGGACGCTTGGCACCGGGGCGACTACAAGACCACTTCCAACTCCGTGGCGGCCTTTGATGCGGAAGGGAACCAGGTGGGGGTGGTCTTCGAAACCGCCGCGCCGTACGACACCTCCCGGTTGATGGGGGAGCTGACCGGGTGGGTCCGGGAGGAGCTGGAGAGTCGCCGGATCCATCCCCTGCTCGTCATCGCCATCTGGGTGGTGGTCTTCCTGGAGATCCACCCGTTCCAGGACGGCAACGGCCGCCTCAGCCGTGCCCTGACGACGCTGCTTCTCCTCAAGGCGGGCTACGCCTACGTTCCGTACAGTTCCCTGGAGAGCATCATCGAGCGGAACAAGGAGGCGTATTACCTCGCGCTGCGAAGGACCCAGGGAACCATCCGCACCCAGGCTCCGGACTGGCAGCCCTGGGTGGGATTCTTCCTGCAGTCCCTGCACGAGCAGACCCGCGTCCTTGGCCGCAAGATCGAGCGCGAGAAGAAGGTGCTGGCGGCCTTGCCCAGGCACTCCCTCCTCATGGTCGAATTCGTCCGCGAGCAGGGAAGGATCACCATGCGGGAAGCGGTCCGGGTTACGGGCGCCAGCCGGAATACGCTCAAGGTGCAGCTCCGGACCCTGGTGGTATGGGGTTTGCTGAACCAGCACGGGCAGGGGCGGGGCGTCTGGTACGACCTCGCATGA
- the atpA gene encoding F0F1 ATP synthase subunit alpha, with amino-acid sequence MDIRAEEISRIIRSQIEGFDAQVDVSEIGTVISVGDGIARAHGLEKVMAGELLELPHDVKGLAFNLEEDNVGIILLGETAAIKEGDTVKRTGKIMSVPVGPAFVGRVIDALGNPIDGKGPIASAGRNPIERIAPGIVDRESVSQPMQTGLKAIDALIPIGRGQRELIIGDRQTGKTAVALDAIINQKDTGVICIYVAIGLKRSTVAQVVKTLEDFDAMKHTIVVAATASEPAPLLYLAPMTGAAMGEYFMWHGVDGKEASAENPGQHVLAIYDDLSKQAVAYREISLLVRRPPGREAYPGDVFYLHSRLLERASKLSKARGGGSLTALPIIETQAGDVSAYIPTNVISITDGQIFLESDLFNSGVRPALNVGISVSRVGGAAQVKAMKQVAGSIKLELAQYRELAAFSQFGSDLDKGTLAQLNRGQRLVEILKQPQYVPMPVEKQVVTIWAATAGFLDDLPVNQCRKFESGLHSYLDINAPELLRAIRDTKVISDETKAALKVQVTSFKETFQASLNQPAGA; translated from the coding sequence ATGGACATTCGCGCGGAAGAGATTTCCCGCATCATCCGCAGCCAGATCGAAGGCTTCGACGCCCAGGTGGACGTTTCCGAGATCGGGACGGTCATCAGCGTGGGTGACGGCATCGCCCGGGCCCACGGCCTCGAGAAGGTCATGGCCGGCGAATTGCTGGAGCTTCCCCACGACGTGAAGGGCCTGGCCTTCAACCTGGAGGAGGACAACGTCGGCATCATCCTGCTGGGCGAGACCGCCGCCATCAAGGAAGGCGACACAGTCAAGCGCACCGGCAAGATCATGAGCGTGCCCGTGGGCCCGGCCTTCGTGGGCCGCGTCATCGACGCCCTCGGCAACCCCATCGACGGCAAGGGCCCCATCGCCTCCGCCGGCCGCAACCCCATCGAGCGCATCGCCCCGGGCATCGTGGACCGCGAGTCCGTGAGCCAGCCCATGCAGACCGGCCTGAAGGCCATCGACGCCCTCATCCCCATCGGCCGCGGCCAGCGCGAGCTGATCATCGGGGACCGCCAGACCGGCAAGACCGCCGTGGCGCTGGACGCCATCATCAACCAGAAGGACACGGGCGTCATCTGCATCTACGTGGCCATCGGTCTCAAGCGCTCCACGGTCGCCCAGGTTGTGAAGACCCTGGAAGACTTCGACGCCATGAAGCACACCATCGTGGTGGCCGCCACGGCCTCCGAGCCCGCGCCCCTGCTGTACCTGGCCCCCATGACCGGCGCGGCCATGGGCGAGTACTTCATGTGGCACGGCGTGGACGGCAAGGAGGCCTCCGCCGAGAACCCCGGCCAGCACGTCCTCGCCATCTACGACGACCTCTCCAAGCAGGCCGTGGCCTACCGCGAGATTTCGCTCCTGGTGCGGCGCCCTCCCGGCCGCGAAGCCTACCCCGGCGACGTGTTCTACCTCCACTCCCGCCTGCTGGAACGCGCCTCCAAGCTCAGCAAGGCGCGTGGCGGCGGATCGCTGACGGCCCTGCCCATCATCGAGACGCAGGCCGGCGACGTTTCCGCCTACATCCCCACCAACGTCATCTCCATCACCGACGGCCAGATCTTTCTGGAATCCGACCTTTTCAACTCGGGCGTCCGGCCCGCGCTGAACGTGGGCATCTCGGTGAGCCGCGTGGGCGGCGCCGCCCAGGTGAAGGCCATGAAGCAGGTGGCCGGCTCCATCAAGCTCGAGCTCGCCCAGTACCGCGAGCTGGCGGCCTTCTCCCAGTTCGGGTCCGACCTGGACAAGGGCACCCTGGCCCAGCTCAACCGCGGCCAGCGCCTGGTGGAGATCCTCAAGCAGCCCCAGTACGTGCCCATGCCCGTGGAGAAGCAGGTGGTCACCATCTGGGCCGCCACCGCCGGCTTCCTGGATGACCTGCCGGTCAACCAGTGCCGGAAGTTCGAGTCCGGCCTCCACTCGTACCTCGACATCAACGCTCCCGAGCTGCTCCGGGCCATCCGGGACACCAAGGTCATCTCCGACGAGACCAAGGCCGCCCTGAAGGTCCAGGTGACGAGCTTCAAGGAGACCTTCCAGGCTTCGCTCAACCAGCCCGCGGGAGCATAA
- the atpG gene encoding ATP synthase F1 subunit gamma encodes MAGLQDIRRRIRSVKNTQQVTKAMKMISAVKLRKSQESLLALRPYAAKMLDVVRNVVTRSEELGASVDSPIAQAFLAPREEKNIRLVVIASDKGLCGGFNANVLKQATAFVTTTGSRIVHLDAVGKRAADWARKRGMAYAADRTGIALAGLPALAQEIAVEAAKQYEAGEIDALYVIHNYFASALAQVPTTLRIFPMEIPAHADEAVPPLLEPSPAKVLDALLPRFIETTFLHALLESSASEHGARMAAMDKASTNAEDMIARLTLNMNKLRQASITNQIIEIVSGANA; translated from the coding sequence ATGGCCGGCCTACAGGACATTCGCCGCCGGATCCGGTCGGTGAAGAACACCCAGCAGGTCACCAAGGCCATGAAGATGATTTCCGCCGTCAAGCTGCGGAAGTCCCAGGAAAGCCTTCTGGCCCTGCGCCCCTACGCCGCCAAGATGCTGGACGTGGTGCGCAACGTGGTGACCCGCTCGGAAGAGCTGGGCGCCTCCGTCGACAGCCCCATCGCCCAGGCCTTTCTCGCCCCCCGCGAGGAGAAGAACATCCGCCTGGTGGTCATCGCCAGCGACAAGGGGCTCTGCGGCGGCTTCAACGCCAACGTGCTCAAGCAGGCCACGGCCTTCGTGACCACCACCGGCTCGAGGATCGTCCACCTGGACGCGGTGGGCAAGCGCGCCGCGGACTGGGCCCGCAAGCGCGGCATGGCCTACGCCGCGGACCGCACCGGCATCGCCCTGGCCGGGCTCCCGGCCCTGGCCCAGGAGATCGCGGTGGAAGCCGCGAAGCAGTACGAGGCCGGCGAGATCGACGCGCTGTACGTCATCCACAACTACTTCGCCTCGGCCCTCGCCCAGGTGCCCACGACGCTGCGCATCTTCCCCATGGAGATCCCCGCCCACGCCGACGAGGCCGTGCCCCCCCTCCTGGAGCCCAGCCCCGCCAAGGTTCTGGACGCCCTCCTGCCCCGCTTCATCGAGACCACGTTCCTGCACGCCCTGCTGGAGAGTTCCGCCAGCGAGCACGGCGCGCGCATGGCAGCCATGGACAAGGCCAGCACCAACGCCGAGGACATGATCGCCCGCCTCACCCTCAACATGAACAAGCTGAGGCAGGCCTCCATCACCAACCAGATCATCGAGATCGTGTCCGGCGCCAACGCCTGA
- the atpC gene encoding ATP synthase F1 subunit epsilon — MTDSILLEVLTPERRVFSAHVSEVQFPTAELGYYGVLPGHTPLVTALGTGLVYYTENDQKHWLTVFGGFAEVGPDHVTVLARISETVDMIDADRAEAARVRALKMIKDADTEDELDVAQAKLAASLVRLQAAGKPIGH; from the coding sequence ATGACCGACTCCATCCTCCTCGAAGTGCTTACCCCCGAACGCCGGGTCTTTTCCGCCCACGTCTCGGAGGTGCAGTTCCCCACCGCCGAGCTGGGCTACTACGGCGTGCTGCCCGGCCACACCCCCCTGGTGACGGCCCTGGGCACCGGCCTCGTCTACTACACCGAGAACGACCAGAAGCACTGGCTCACGGTCTTCGGCGGCTTCGCCGAGGTGGGTCCCGACCATGTGACCGTCCTGGCCCGCATCAGCGAGACCGTGGACATGATCGACGCCGACCGCGCCGAGGCCGCCCGGGTCCGCGCCCTGAAGATGATCAAGGACGCCGACACCGAGGACGAGCTGGACGTGGCCCAGGCCAAGCTCGCCGCCAGCCTGGTGCGCTTGCAGGCTGCAGGGAAACCGATCGGGCACTGA